In one window of Vespa crabro chromosome 6, iyVesCrab1.2, whole genome shotgun sequence DNA:
- the LOC124424989 gene encoding phospholipid-transporting ATPase IF-like isoform X4 has product MGEASSIFTEHRIIRISPDNVPSNSQYPRNHIVSHKYTLWNFIPKNLFEQFRRIANFYFLLNTIVALSIESPILPVTSSLPLTFVILVTACKQGYEDYLRYRVDKSINKRYVTVIRNKCAQEIHCEQIVVGDIVKVRRDEDVPCDLLLLHSDESSGYCFVTTSNLDGETNLKSLHVPKIISKMSLQEIVSMQATVTCQAPMPDLYSFNGKIEIKNNSNEVTTSGFLTIDNMLLRGAILKDIDSVIGCVIYTGKDTKLSLNSKTVPNKFSTVERSINKYLTVFIILLLFEIIISTIFKFIIESNSTWDVYLGEKSSTTPLSLFIDLLSFTILYNYIVPISLYVTIEIQKFLGSVYFKWDIDLYDEASDQPALSNTSDLNEELGQVEYLFTDKTGTLTENLMVFRRCSINGQVYIEKDCDGNLYLLPPNGDEREAVKLQSWQSEIWHFMMSISLCHVVQIAPPSRKSTISMQRLEYRKSFRLKTITKVNSSLLMHPDLPEYQATSTDEKALVEASARCGVIFHKDTRDTMEIKINNSILIFTKMDILEFSSERKRMSVIVKDTADDLWLYCKGADTSILPLIIEGDVETAAAHVEDFSMRGLRTLVVAYKKLTQRDYTRLIRNIEVARQVIGQDRETSIQCAYEEMESGLTLLGVTAVEDRLQEGVEETLECLKVAGIKVWVLTGDKAETAENIAFLCGHFKKGTEILRLMTQTTKQTCFVTLTNFERQMKLEPHKQYGFIINGSCLSLVIQTYPQLFKKIAMSCESVVCCRLTPLQKSEIVQMIKNTKGIITAAVGDGGNDVSMIQEAHVGLGIMGREGRQATMSSDFAFTRFKHLKKVFLVHGHWYYRRISILTQYFFYKNFVFITPQVLFGIHNGFSTQGLYDSMFLMLFNALFTSVPIVLFGLYEQDYPSNKLLSNPYLYKLHKKNFLLSWKQFILWFTMGTWQTCIIYFVIYFYVHNNPIILYDNTPVELWSYSTWILHMAIFVINCQLLVCSSYWTVPFVFIIILSELFFYIFTFSYSMTNVRYDGDMLSVFPKLLLSSTFWLLTFVILVVSLIPGYLIKIYESYRPNRILRKNEETPDIMHFVDGDNETVTSY; this is encoded by the exons GGCGAGGCTTCTTCGATATTCACCGAACATAGAATCATTAGAATAAGTCCTGACAATGTCCCATCGAACAGCCAATATCCGAGGAATCATATCGTTTCACATAAA TACACCTTGTGGAATTTCATCCCTAAAAATCTATTCGAACAGTTTCGGCGAATAgcaaatttctattttcttcttaatacaATAGTAGCATTATCGATAGAATCTCCAATTTTACCAGTGACCAGCTCATTGCCTTTAACGTTCGTCATTTTGGTGACTGCTTGCAAACAGGGATACGAAGATTATCTACGATATAGGGTAGATAAAAgcattaataaaagatatgtaACAGTTATTCGCAACAAATGTGCACAG GAAATTCATTGTGAACAAATAGTCGTAGGAGATATAGTGAAGGTAAGACGAGACGAAGATGTTCCCTgtgatcttcttcttttacacaGCGACGAAAGTTctggttattgttttgttactaCGTCAAATCTTGATGGAGAAACAAATTTAAAG TCGTTACACGTACCGAAAATCATATCCAAGATGTCCCTGCAAGAGATCGTATCGATGCAAGCGACTGTAACGTGTCAAGCTCCAATGCCAGATCTTTATAgttttaatggaaaaatagaaataaaaaataattcgaacgaAGTGACGACGAGTGGATTTTTAACGATAGATAATATGTTGCTTCGTGGAGCAATATTAAAAGACATCGATAGCGTGATTGGTTGTGTCATTTACACCGGTAAAGATACAAAGTTATCGTTAAATTCGAAAACGGTAccgaataaattttcaacgGTAGAAAG ATCCATCAATAAATACCTTACTGTTTTTATCATACTCCTGctgtttgaaataattatttcaacgatTTTCAAATTCATAATAGAATCAAATTCAACGTGGGACGTCTATTTGGGGGAGAAAAGTTCCACAACCCCGTTGTCTCTTTTTATAGATTTACTCAGTTTTACCattctatataattacatCGTTCCTATATCGTTATACGTTACGATCG aaatacaaaaatttctaGGATCTGTTTATTTCAAATGGGACATCGATCTATACGACGAAGCATCCGATCAACCAGCATTGAGCAACACGTCGGATTTAAACGAGGAACTTGGTCAGGTCGAGTATTTATTCACTGATAAAACTGGTACGCTAACTGAAAATCTGATGGTATTCAGGCGATGTTCCATCAACGGACaagtatatatagaaaaagattgtGATggaaatctttatttattaccaCCTAACGGGGACGAAAGGGAGGCTGTAAAATTACAATCGTGGCAG tCTGAAATCTGGCACTTCATGATGAGTATTTCTCTTTGCCACGTTGTTCAAATTGCACCACCAAGTCGGAAGTCAACGATTAGTATGCAACGCTTAGAGTATCGTAAGAGTTTCAGATTAAAAACGATTACCAAAGTTAATAGTTCGTTGCTTATGCATCCAGATCTTCCAGAATATCAA GCAACATCGACGGACGAGAAAGCCTTGGTAGAAGCAAGTGCGAGATGCGGTGTTATATTTCACAAAGACACGAGGGACACAatggaaattaaaataaacaatagtattcttatttttacgaaaatgGACATATTAGAATTCAGTTCTG aaagaaaaagaatgtcgGTAATAGTTAAGGATACTGCGGATGATTTGTGGTTGTATTGTAAAGGTGCGGACACATCGATATTACCTTTAATTATAGAAGGAGACGTCGAAACAGCAGCTGCTCATGTAGAAGATTTCTCTATG AGAGGATTGCGTACCTTGGTAGTggcttataaaaaattaacccAAAGAGATTATACACGGTTAATACGTAATATCGAAGTTGCAAGACAAGTCATCGGACAGGATCGAGAAACGTCCATACAATGCGCCTACGAAGAAATGGAAAGTGGTCTAACTTTACTTGGAGTAACTGCGGTCGAAGATCGTCTTCAAGAAGGCGTTGAAGAAACGCTAGAGTGTCTAAAAGTAGCTGGAATAaag GTTTGGGTACTTACCGGTGACAAAGCAGAAACAGCAGAAAATATAGCTTTCTTGTGCGGTCATTTTAAAAAGGGTACTGAGATATTACGTTTAATGACACAAACAACGAAGCAAACTTGTTTCGTTACTCTTACCAATTTCGa GCGTCAAATGAAATTGGAACCTCATAAACAATAtggatttataattaatggaAGTTGTTTAAGTTTGGTTATACAAACGTATCCACAGTTGTTCAAAAAAATTGCAATGTCATGCGAGTCAGTCGTATGTTGCAGATTAACGCCTCTCCAAAAAAGCGAg ATCgtacaaatgataaaaaatacaaaaggaataataacCGCGGCGGTAGGTGATGGCGGGAACGACGTTTCTATGATTCAAGAAGCTCATGTCGGTTTAGGAATAATGGGTAGAGAAGGACGTCAGGCAACGATGTCATCGGATTTCGCATTTACACGATTTAAACATCTGAAGAAAGTATTTCTCGTACACGGACATTGGTACTATCGACGAATTAGCATTTTAACGCAAtactttttctataaaaattttgtcTTCATTACTCCACAAGTATTATTTGGTATACACAATGGTTTTTCTACTCAG GGACTATATGACAGTATGTTTCTGATGTTATTCAATGCATTATTTACATCAGTTCCAATAGTTTTATTTGGATTATATGAACAGGACTATCCTTCCAATAAACTTTTAAGCAatccatatttatataagcttcataaaaagaattttttattatcttggaAGCAATTTATATTGTGGTTCACTATGG GTACATGGCAaacttgtataatatattttgtaatatatttttatgtacataataATCCTATAATCTTATATGATAATACGCCAGTAGAACTCTGGTCTTATAGTACATGGATATTACATATGGCTATATTTGTCATTAATTGTCag ttatTAGTATGCAGTTCATATTGGACAGTACCAtttgtatttatcattatattatctgaattattcttttatatatttacgttttcATATTCTATGACAAACgt acGATATGACGGTGATATGCTCTCTGTATTTCCCAAATTGCTATTATCAAGTACATTCTGGTTACttacttttgtaatacttgttGTTTCATTAATTCCtggatatttaattaaaatttatgagtCATATAGACCAAACAGAATTCTtcgtaaaaatgaagaaactcCAGATATTATGCATTTTGTTGATGGTGATAATGAAACAGTTACATCTTATTAA
- the LOC124424989 gene encoding phospholipid-transporting ATPase IF-like isoform X2, whose translation MGEASSIFTEHRIIRISPDNVPSNSQYPRNHIVSHKYTLWNFIPKNLFEQFRRIANFYFLLNTIVALSIESPILPVTSSLPLTFVILVTACKQGYEDYLRYRVDKSINKRYVTVIRNKCAQEIHCEQIVVGDIVKVRRDEDVPCDLLLLHSDESSGYCFVTTSNLDGETNLKSLHVPKIISKMSLQEIVSMQATVTCQAPMPDLYSFNGKIEIKNNSNEVTTSGFLTIDNMLLRGAILKDIDSVIGCVIYTGKDTKLSLNSKTVPNKFSTVERSINKYLTVFIILLLFEIIISTIFKFIIESNSTWDVYLGEKSSTTPLSLFIDLLSFTILYNYIVPISLYVTIEIQKFLGSVYFKWDIDLYDEASDQPALSNTSDLNEELGQVEYLFTDKTGTLTENLMVFRRCSINGQVYIEKDCDGNLYLLPPNGDEREAVKLQSWQSEIWHFMMSISLCHVVQIAPPSRKSTISMQRLEYRKSFRLKTITKVNSSLLMHPDLPEYQFIVLQATSTDEKALVEASARCGVIFHKDTRDTMEIKINNSILIFTKMDILEFSSERKRMSVIVKDTADDLWLYCKGADTSILPLIIEGDVETAAAHVEDFSMRGLRTLVVAYKKLTQRDYTRLIRNIEVARQVIGQDRETSIQCAYEEMESGLTLLGVTAVEDRLQEGVEETLECLKVAGIKVWVLTGDKAETAENIAFLCGHFKKGTEILRLMTQTTKQTCFVTLTNFERQMKLEPHKQYGFIINGSCLSLVIQTYPQLFKKIAMSCESVVCCRLTPLQKSEIVQMIKNTKGIITAAVGDGGNDVSMIQEAHVGLGIMGREGRQATMSSDFAFTRFKHLKKVFLVHGHWYYRRISILTQYFFYKNFVFITPQVLFGIHNGFSTQGLYDSMFLMLFNALFTSVPIVLFGLYEQDYPSNKLLSNPYLYKLHKKNFLLSWKQFILWFTMGTWQTCIIYFVIYFYVHNNPIILYDNTPVELWSYSTWILHMAIFVINCQLLVCSSYWTVPFVFIIILSELFFYIFTFSYSMTNVRYDGDMLSVFPKLLLSSTFWLLTFVILVVSLIPGYLIKIYESYRPNRILRKNEETPDIMHFVDGDNETVTSY comes from the exons GGCGAGGCTTCTTCGATATTCACCGAACATAGAATCATTAGAATAAGTCCTGACAATGTCCCATCGAACAGCCAATATCCGAGGAATCATATCGTTTCACATAAA TACACCTTGTGGAATTTCATCCCTAAAAATCTATTCGAACAGTTTCGGCGAATAgcaaatttctattttcttcttaatacaATAGTAGCATTATCGATAGAATCTCCAATTTTACCAGTGACCAGCTCATTGCCTTTAACGTTCGTCATTTTGGTGACTGCTTGCAAACAGGGATACGAAGATTATCTACGATATAGGGTAGATAAAAgcattaataaaagatatgtaACAGTTATTCGCAACAAATGTGCACAG GAAATTCATTGTGAACAAATAGTCGTAGGAGATATAGTGAAGGTAAGACGAGACGAAGATGTTCCCTgtgatcttcttcttttacacaGCGACGAAAGTTctggttattgttttgttactaCGTCAAATCTTGATGGAGAAACAAATTTAAAG TCGTTACACGTACCGAAAATCATATCCAAGATGTCCCTGCAAGAGATCGTATCGATGCAAGCGACTGTAACGTGTCAAGCTCCAATGCCAGATCTTTATAgttttaatggaaaaatagaaataaaaaataattcgaacgaAGTGACGACGAGTGGATTTTTAACGATAGATAATATGTTGCTTCGTGGAGCAATATTAAAAGACATCGATAGCGTGATTGGTTGTGTCATTTACACCGGTAAAGATACAAAGTTATCGTTAAATTCGAAAACGGTAccgaataaattttcaacgGTAGAAAG ATCCATCAATAAATACCTTACTGTTTTTATCATACTCCTGctgtttgaaataattatttcaacgatTTTCAAATTCATAATAGAATCAAATTCAACGTGGGACGTCTATTTGGGGGAGAAAAGTTCCACAACCCCGTTGTCTCTTTTTATAGATTTACTCAGTTTTACCattctatataattacatCGTTCCTATATCGTTATACGTTACGATCG aaatacaaaaatttctaGGATCTGTTTATTTCAAATGGGACATCGATCTATACGACGAAGCATCCGATCAACCAGCATTGAGCAACACGTCGGATTTAAACGAGGAACTTGGTCAGGTCGAGTATTTATTCACTGATAAAACTGGTACGCTAACTGAAAATCTGATGGTATTCAGGCGATGTTCCATCAACGGACaagtatatatagaaaaagattgtGATggaaatctttatttattaccaCCTAACGGGGACGAAAGGGAGGCTGTAAAATTACAATCGTGGCAG tCTGAAATCTGGCACTTCATGATGAGTATTTCTCTTTGCCACGTTGTTCAAATTGCACCACCAAGTCGGAAGTCAACGATTAGTATGCAACGCTTAGAGTATCGTAAGAGTTTCAGATTAAAAACGATTACCAAAGTTAATAGTTCGTTGCTTATGCATCCAGATCTTCCAGAATATCAA tttATCGTATTGCAGGCAACATCGACGGACGAGAAAGCCTTGGTAGAAGCAAGTGCGAGATGCGGTGTTATATTTCACAAAGACACGAGGGACACAatggaaattaaaataaacaatagtattcttatttttacgaaaatgGACATATTAGAATTCAGTTCTG aaagaaaaagaatgtcgGTAATAGTTAAGGATACTGCGGATGATTTGTGGTTGTATTGTAAAGGTGCGGACACATCGATATTACCTTTAATTATAGAAGGAGACGTCGAAACAGCAGCTGCTCATGTAGAAGATTTCTCTATG AGAGGATTGCGTACCTTGGTAGTggcttataaaaaattaacccAAAGAGATTATACACGGTTAATACGTAATATCGAAGTTGCAAGACAAGTCATCGGACAGGATCGAGAAACGTCCATACAATGCGCCTACGAAGAAATGGAAAGTGGTCTAACTTTACTTGGAGTAACTGCGGTCGAAGATCGTCTTCAAGAAGGCGTTGAAGAAACGCTAGAGTGTCTAAAAGTAGCTGGAATAaag GTTTGGGTACTTACCGGTGACAAAGCAGAAACAGCAGAAAATATAGCTTTCTTGTGCGGTCATTTTAAAAAGGGTACTGAGATATTACGTTTAATGACACAAACAACGAAGCAAACTTGTTTCGTTACTCTTACCAATTTCGa GCGTCAAATGAAATTGGAACCTCATAAACAATAtggatttataattaatggaAGTTGTTTAAGTTTGGTTATACAAACGTATCCACAGTTGTTCAAAAAAATTGCAATGTCATGCGAGTCAGTCGTATGTTGCAGATTAACGCCTCTCCAAAAAAGCGAg ATCgtacaaatgataaaaaatacaaaaggaataataacCGCGGCGGTAGGTGATGGCGGGAACGACGTTTCTATGATTCAAGAAGCTCATGTCGGTTTAGGAATAATGGGTAGAGAAGGACGTCAGGCAACGATGTCATCGGATTTCGCATTTACACGATTTAAACATCTGAAGAAAGTATTTCTCGTACACGGACATTGGTACTATCGACGAATTAGCATTTTAACGCAAtactttttctataaaaattttgtcTTCATTACTCCACAAGTATTATTTGGTATACACAATGGTTTTTCTACTCAG GGACTATATGACAGTATGTTTCTGATGTTATTCAATGCATTATTTACATCAGTTCCAATAGTTTTATTTGGATTATATGAACAGGACTATCCTTCCAATAAACTTTTAAGCAatccatatttatataagcttcataaaaagaattttttattatcttggaAGCAATTTATATTGTGGTTCACTATGG GTACATGGCAaacttgtataatatattttgtaatatatttttatgtacataataATCCTATAATCTTATATGATAATACGCCAGTAGAACTCTGGTCTTATAGTACATGGATATTACATATGGCTATATTTGTCATTAATTGTCag ttatTAGTATGCAGTTCATATTGGACAGTACCAtttgtatttatcattatattatctgaattattcttttatatatttacgttttcATATTCTATGACAAACgt acGATATGACGGTGATATGCTCTCTGTATTTCCCAAATTGCTATTATCAAGTACATTCTGGTTACttacttttgtaatacttgttGTTTCATTAATTCCtggatatttaattaaaatttatgagtCATATAGACCAAACAGAATTCTtcgtaaaaatgaagaaactcCAGATATTATGCATTTTGTTGATGGTGATAATGAAACAGTTACATCTTATTAA
- the LOC124424989 gene encoding phospholipid-transporting ATPase IF-like isoform X3, whose protein sequence is MGEASSIFTEHRIIRISPDNVPSNSQYPRNHIVSHKYTLWNFIPKNLFEQFRRIANFYFLLNTIVALSIESPILPVTSSLPLTFVILVTACKQGYEDYLRYRVDKSINKRYVTVIRNKCAQEIHCEQIVVGDIVKVRRDEDVPCDLLLLHSDESSGYCFVTTSNLDGETNLKSLHVPKIISKMSLQEIVSMQATVTCQAPMPDLYSFNGKIEIKNNSNEVTTSGFLTIDNMLLRGAILKDIDSVIGCVIYTGKDTKLSLNSKTVPNKFSTVERSINKYLTVFIILLLFEIIISTIFKFIIESNSTWDVYLGEKSSTTPLSLFIDLLSFTILYNYIVPISLYVTIGETLCTIFQRVMYIFFYIEIYVLFRNTKISRICLFQMGHRSIRRSIRSTSIEQHVGFKRGTWRCSINGQVYIEKDCDGNLYLLPPNGDEREAVKLQSWQSEIWHFMMSISLCHVVQIAPPSRKSTISMQRLEYRKSFRLKTITKVNSSLLMHPDLPEYQATSTDEKALVEASARCGVIFHKDTRDTMEIKINNSILIFTKMDILEFSSERKRMSVIVKDTADDLWLYCKGADTSILPLIIEGDVETAAAHVEDFSMRGLRTLVVAYKKLTQRDYTRLIRNIEVARQVIGQDRETSIQCAYEEMESGLTLLGVTAVEDRLQEGVEETLECLKVAGIKVWVLTGDKAETAENIAFLCGHFKKGTEILRLMTQTTKQTCFVTLTNFERQMKLEPHKQYGFIINGSCLSLVIQTYPQLFKKIAMSCESVVCCRLTPLQKSEIVQMIKNTKGIITAAVGDGGNDVSMIQEAHVGLGIMGREGRQATMSSDFAFTRFKHLKKVFLVHGHWYYRRISILTQYFFYKNFVFITPQVLFGIHNGFSTQGLYDSMFLMLFNALFTSVPIVLFGLYEQDYPSNKLLSNPYLYKLHKKNFLLSWKQFILWFTMGTWQTCIIYFVIYFYVHNNPIILYDNTPVELWSYSTWILHMAIFVINCQLLVCSSYWTVPFVFIIILSELFFYIFTFSYSMTNVRYDGDMLSVFPKLLLSSTFWLLTFVILVVSLIPGYLIKIYESYRPNRILRKNEETPDIMHFVDGDNETVTSY, encoded by the exons GGCGAGGCTTCTTCGATATTCACCGAACATAGAATCATTAGAATAAGTCCTGACAATGTCCCATCGAACAGCCAATATCCGAGGAATCATATCGTTTCACATAAA TACACCTTGTGGAATTTCATCCCTAAAAATCTATTCGAACAGTTTCGGCGAATAgcaaatttctattttcttcttaatacaATAGTAGCATTATCGATAGAATCTCCAATTTTACCAGTGACCAGCTCATTGCCTTTAACGTTCGTCATTTTGGTGACTGCTTGCAAACAGGGATACGAAGATTATCTACGATATAGGGTAGATAAAAgcattaataaaagatatgtaACAGTTATTCGCAACAAATGTGCACAG GAAATTCATTGTGAACAAATAGTCGTAGGAGATATAGTGAAGGTAAGACGAGACGAAGATGTTCCCTgtgatcttcttcttttacacaGCGACGAAAGTTctggttattgttttgttactaCGTCAAATCTTGATGGAGAAACAAATTTAAAG TCGTTACACGTACCGAAAATCATATCCAAGATGTCCCTGCAAGAGATCGTATCGATGCAAGCGACTGTAACGTGTCAAGCTCCAATGCCAGATCTTTATAgttttaatggaaaaatagaaataaaaaataattcgaacgaAGTGACGACGAGTGGATTTTTAACGATAGATAATATGTTGCTTCGTGGAGCAATATTAAAAGACATCGATAGCGTGATTGGTTGTGTCATTTACACCGGTAAAGATACAAAGTTATCGTTAAATTCGAAAACGGTAccgaataaattttcaacgGTAGAAAG ATCCATCAATAAATACCTTACTGTTTTTATCATACTCCTGctgtttgaaataattatttcaacgatTTTCAAATTCATAATAGAATCAAATTCAACGTGGGACGTCTATTTGGGGGAGAAAAGTTCCACAACCCCGTTGTCTCTTTTTATAGATTTACTCAGTTTTACCattctatataattacatCGTTCCTATATCGTTATACGTTACGATCGGTGAGACATTATGCACAATATTTCAACGtgttatgtatattttcttttacattgaGATCTATGTGCTTttcagaaatacaaaaatttctaGGATCTGTTTATTTCAAATGGGACATCGATCTATACGACGAAGCATCCGATCAACCAGCATTGAGCAACACGTCGGATTTAAACGAGGAACTTG GCGATGTTCCATCAACGGACaagtatatatagaaaaagattgtGATggaaatctttatttattaccaCCTAACGGGGACGAAAGGGAGGCTGTAAAATTACAATCGTGGCAG tCTGAAATCTGGCACTTCATGATGAGTATTTCTCTTTGCCACGTTGTTCAAATTGCACCACCAAGTCGGAAGTCAACGATTAGTATGCAACGCTTAGAGTATCGTAAGAGTTTCAGATTAAAAACGATTACCAAAGTTAATAGTTCGTTGCTTATGCATCCAGATCTTCCAGAATATCAA GCAACATCGACGGACGAGAAAGCCTTGGTAGAAGCAAGTGCGAGATGCGGTGTTATATTTCACAAAGACACGAGGGACACAatggaaattaaaataaacaatagtattcttatttttacgaaaatgGACATATTAGAATTCAGTTCTG aaagaaaaagaatgtcgGTAATAGTTAAGGATACTGCGGATGATTTGTGGTTGTATTGTAAAGGTGCGGACACATCGATATTACCTTTAATTATAGAAGGAGACGTCGAAACAGCAGCTGCTCATGTAGAAGATTTCTCTATG AGAGGATTGCGTACCTTGGTAGTggcttataaaaaattaacccAAAGAGATTATACACGGTTAATACGTAATATCGAAGTTGCAAGACAAGTCATCGGACAGGATCGAGAAACGTCCATACAATGCGCCTACGAAGAAATGGAAAGTGGTCTAACTTTACTTGGAGTAACTGCGGTCGAAGATCGTCTTCAAGAAGGCGTTGAAGAAACGCTAGAGTGTCTAAAAGTAGCTGGAATAaag GTTTGGGTACTTACCGGTGACAAAGCAGAAACAGCAGAAAATATAGCTTTCTTGTGCGGTCATTTTAAAAAGGGTACTGAGATATTACGTTTAATGACACAAACAACGAAGCAAACTTGTTTCGTTACTCTTACCAATTTCGa GCGTCAAATGAAATTGGAACCTCATAAACAATAtggatttataattaatggaAGTTGTTTAAGTTTGGTTATACAAACGTATCCACAGTTGTTCAAAAAAATTGCAATGTCATGCGAGTCAGTCGTATGTTGCAGATTAACGCCTCTCCAAAAAAGCGAg ATCgtacaaatgataaaaaatacaaaaggaataataacCGCGGCGGTAGGTGATGGCGGGAACGACGTTTCTATGATTCAAGAAGCTCATGTCGGTTTAGGAATAATGGGTAGAGAAGGACGTCAGGCAACGATGTCATCGGATTTCGCATTTACACGATTTAAACATCTGAAGAAAGTATTTCTCGTACACGGACATTGGTACTATCGACGAATTAGCATTTTAACGCAAtactttttctataaaaattttgtcTTCATTACTCCACAAGTATTATTTGGTATACACAATGGTTTTTCTACTCAG GGACTATATGACAGTATGTTTCTGATGTTATTCAATGCATTATTTACATCAGTTCCAATAGTTTTATTTGGATTATATGAACAGGACTATCCTTCCAATAAACTTTTAAGCAatccatatttatataagcttcataaaaagaattttttattatcttggaAGCAATTTATATTGTGGTTCACTATGG GTACATGGCAaacttgtataatatattttgtaatatatttttatgtacataataATCCTATAATCTTATATGATAATACGCCAGTAGAACTCTGGTCTTATAGTACATGGATATTACATATGGCTATATTTGTCATTAATTGTCag ttatTAGTATGCAGTTCATATTGGACAGTACCAtttgtatttatcattatattatctgaattattcttttatatatttacgttttcATATTCTATGACAAACgt acGATATGACGGTGATATGCTCTCTGTATTTCCCAAATTGCTATTATCAAGTACATTCTGGTTACttacttttgtaatacttgttGTTTCATTAATTCCtggatatttaattaaaatttatgagtCATATAGACCAAACAGAATTCTtcgtaaaaatgaagaaactcCAGATATTATGCATTTTGTTGATGGTGATAATGAAACAGTTACATCTTATTAA